Proteins from a genomic interval of Nocardioides jishulii:
- a CDS encoding maleylpyruvate isomerase N-terminal domain-containing protein gives MTPLPTPAEAPALIEQVARSHAALEAQLAGVTQRQVDAPSPLPGWDRAHVVAHLARQADSTTRMAEGARTRTPAVRYPGGASGRAADIESSALQPVGALVNDLVAADARCLAAVRAVDPEGWAYALDWDGHLRPATRLLLTRWREVEIHRVDLGLGFTPDDWSDEFVSFVLPGELRRLPKRAPDVEVPPGLDERQTLAWLVGRGRPGLPALPPWP, from the coding sequence ATGACCCCGCTGCCCACGCCCGCCGAGGCGCCCGCGCTCATCGAGCAGGTGGCCCGCAGCCACGCTGCCCTCGAGGCCCAGCTGGCGGGCGTGACCCAGCGGCAGGTCGACGCACCCAGCCCGCTGCCGGGCTGGGACCGCGCGCACGTGGTCGCGCACCTCGCCCGCCAGGCCGACTCCACGACACGGATGGCCGAGGGAGCACGCACCCGCACCCCTGCGGTGCGCTACCCCGGGGGAGCGTCGGGCCGTGCCGCCGACATCGAGAGCAGTGCGCTCCAGCCTGTCGGCGCCCTCGTGAACGACCTCGTCGCTGCCGACGCCCGTTGCCTGGCGGCCGTGCGCGCGGTGGACCCGGAGGGGTGGGCGTACGCCCTCGACTGGGACGGGCACCTGCGGCCCGCGACGCGCCTGCTCCTCACCCGGTGGCGTGAGGTGGAGATCCACCGGGTCGACCTGGGCCTCGGCTTCACCCCCGACGACTGGTCGGACGAGTTCGTCTCCTTCGTGCTGCCCGGTGAGCTGCGTCGGCTGCCGAAGCGAGCGCCCGACGTCGAGGTGCCGCCGGGGCTCGACGAGCGGCAGACGTTGGCGTGGCTGGTGGGCCGTGGACGGCCGGGACTGCCGGCGTTGCCGCCTTGGCCCTGA
- a CDS encoding DNA alkylation repair protein, giving the protein MTDPGTPTADDVRSALARVADPDDALNHARFFQTQPGGYGEGDVFIGVRVPKVRTVAKTYAALPLVEIRDLLDDVEHEHRLTALVIAVEAFKRALRPRTRDDDLRRRLHALHLDAVRAGCVDNWDLVDVSAEWLVGEHVRTSGAGTALIHTLAGDEDLWRRRVGILATFAHTKAGDPQPTFAVAEQVLADRRDLVQKATGWMLREVGKRIDRAQLVDFLTEHAGDMGRTALSYATEHLDADLRAHLRSLPPSST; this is encoded by the coding sequence GTGACCGACCCCGGGACGCCCACCGCCGACGACGTACGCTCCGCCCTCGCCCGGGTCGCCGACCCTGACGACGCGCTCAACCACGCGCGGTTCTTCCAGACCCAGCCCGGCGGCTACGGCGAGGGCGACGTCTTCATCGGCGTGCGCGTGCCGAAGGTGCGGACGGTGGCGAAGACGTACGCCGCCCTCCCGCTCGTCGAGATCCGCGACCTGCTGGACGACGTCGAGCACGAGCACCGCCTCACGGCCCTGGTCATCGCGGTCGAGGCCTTCAAGCGGGCGTTGCGCCCGCGTACCCGCGACGACGACCTGCGCCGACGCCTCCACGCGCTCCACCTCGACGCGGTGCGGGCCGGGTGCGTCGACAACTGGGACCTGGTCGATGTCTCCGCCGAGTGGCTGGTCGGCGAGCACGTGCGTACGTCCGGGGCCGGCACCGCCCTCATCCACACGCTCGCGGGCGACGAGGACCTGTGGCGGCGCCGCGTCGGGATCCTCGCGACCTTCGCCCACACCAAGGCGGGCGACCCACAACCGACGTTCGCCGTGGCCGAGCAGGTGCTGGCCGACCGGCGCGACCTCGTCCAGAAGGCGACGGGCTGGATGCTGCGTGAGGTCGGGAAGCGGATCGACCGCGCCCAGCTCGTCGACTTCCTCACCGAGCACGCGGGAGACATGGGGCGCACCGCACTCTCCTACGCCACCGAGCACCTGGACGCCGACCTCCGCGCGCACCTGCGGTCGCTGCCGCCGTCGTCGACGTGA
- a CDS encoding NAD-dependent deacylase yields the protein MKVVVLTGAGISAESGVPTFRDSDGLWEGHDVMEVATPEGFAANPVLVQRFYDLRRAHLAKVEPNAAHVALARLEESLGDDLLVITQNVDDLHERAGSTRVLHMHGELLSALCLSCGARFPWETDLSDSPPCPACGESTLRPDVVWFGEIPYRMDEALQALQEADLFVAVGTSAQVQPAAAFVHWAAEQGARTLEINLAGTISTDDFDESRQGRAGDLLPQWVEELLAEG from the coding sequence ATGAAGGTCGTCGTGCTGACAGGAGCCGGCATCTCCGCCGAGAGCGGCGTGCCGACCTTCCGCGACAGTGACGGACTGTGGGAGGGCCACGACGTCATGGAGGTGGCCACGCCCGAGGGCTTCGCCGCCAACCCCGTGCTCGTGCAGCGCTTCTACGACCTGCGCCGCGCCCACCTCGCCAAGGTCGAGCCCAACGCGGCGCACGTCGCGCTCGCCCGTCTCGAGGAGTCGCTCGGCGACGACCTGCTCGTGATCACCCAGAACGTCGACGACCTGCACGAGCGTGCCGGCTCGACCCGGGTGCTGCACATGCACGGCGAGCTGCTCTCCGCGCTGTGCCTCTCCTGCGGGGCGCGCTTCCCCTGGGAGACCGACCTCTCCGACTCCCCGCCCTGCCCCGCCTGCGGAGAGTCCACCCTGCGCCCCGACGTGGTGTGGTTCGGCGAGATCCCCTACCGCATGGACGAGGCGCTCCAGGCCCTCCAGGAAGCCGACCTCTTCGTCGCGGTCGGCACCTCGGCCCAGGTGCAGCCAGCGGCCGCCTTCGTCCACTGGGCCGCCGAGCAGGGCGCCCGGACGCTCGAGATCAACCTCGCCGGGACCATCTCCACCGACGACTTCGACGAGTCCCGGCAGGGCCGCGCGGGCGACCTCCTGCCGCAGTGGGTCGAGGAGCTCCTGGCCGAGGGCTGA
- a CDS encoding MDR family MFS transporter — MTTTAELPSRAAPSPPVALVGRARIAAFATIAMGMLLAALDATIVSTALPTIVGDLGGGNHVSWVVTSYLLAQTATTVVVGKLGDQFGRTRVFQLSVVVFILGSALCGLSEGMAWLIGSRAIQGIGAGGLSVTATALIADIIPLRERGKFQGALGAVFGVATVIGPLLGGLLTDGFSWRWCFYVNVPLAALVILAARFTIPLVPGGAKPRIDYAGMTAVALGASMLILATSFGGTTYAWGSWQIIGLLVGGVVVLGVFVLIETRAAEPILPIRLFRSKVFADCCALSFVVGFTMLGAMTFLPTFFQYVEGASATFSGIRMLPLVIGLMITATASGNVVSKTGHYKIFPVVGGLVMALGLFLLSRMDASTRVDVSSLYLFILGLGIGMSMQILTIIVQSSVAYADLGVATSGVTFFRTMGSAFGAAIFGTLYSNFLKGRLPEAIAESPGVRPADLKTPSALHSLDAGVISKIVDAYAYSLTHVFLWAVPVALVAFVLAVLLPRVKLHDTVAPEANDLGSGFAAPESLHSGEILARRIAQLLYGERRDRVLELLQSDEPDLNAADVWAIVQVNGLTGSGRRADVVQLAWSRQLPSAVLEPIFRRVSEAGYVEGPLDDLTLTPRGHAAVDRLRESLTQWVLTHLEGMGDEDPDDVRDAIATSVRRIVIERADPPEKSAPPDADLPDAA; from the coding sequence ATGACCACCACCGCCGAGCTGCCCTCCCGTGCGGCGCCGTCGCCTCCGGTGGCCCTCGTCGGACGGGCCCGCATCGCGGCCTTCGCCACCATCGCGATGGGCATGCTGCTGGCAGCCCTCGACGCGACGATCGTCTCCACCGCGCTGCCCACGATCGTCGGCGACCTCGGCGGCGGCAACCACGTCTCGTGGGTGGTGACCTCCTACCTGTTGGCGCAGACCGCGACCACGGTGGTCGTGGGCAAGCTGGGTGACCAGTTCGGGCGTACGCGCGTCTTCCAGCTCAGCGTCGTCGTCTTCATCCTCGGTTCCGCCCTCTGCGGCCTGTCGGAGGGCATGGCGTGGCTGATCGGGTCGCGGGCGATCCAGGGGATCGGCGCGGGCGGCCTGTCCGTCACGGCGACCGCGCTGATCGCCGACATCATCCCGCTGCGAGAGCGCGGCAAGTTCCAGGGAGCGTTGGGCGCCGTCTTCGGGGTCGCGACCGTGATCGGCCCGCTCCTCGGAGGGCTGCTCACCGACGGCTTCAGCTGGCGCTGGTGCTTCTACGTCAACGTGCCGCTCGCCGCGCTCGTGATCCTCGCGGCCCGGTTCACGATCCCCCTCGTCCCCGGTGGGGCCAAGCCCCGGATCGACTACGCCGGCATGACCGCTGTGGCGCTGGGCGCCTCGATGCTGATCCTGGCGACCAGCTTCGGCGGCACGACCTACGCGTGGGGCTCCTGGCAGATCATCGGGCTCCTGGTGGGCGGTGTGGTGGTGCTCGGCGTCTTCGTGCTGATCGAGACCAGGGCCGCCGAGCCCATCCTGCCGATACGGCTCTTCCGGTCGAAGGTCTTCGCCGACTGCTGCGCACTGAGCTTCGTCGTGGGCTTCACGATGCTGGGGGCGATGACCTTCCTCCCGACGTTCTTCCAGTACGTCGAGGGCGCCAGCGCCACCTTCTCGGGGATCCGGATGCTGCCTCTGGTGATCGGGCTGATGATCACCGCGACGGCCAGCGGCAACGTCGTGAGCAAGACCGGCCACTACAAGATCTTCCCGGTCGTGGGCGGCCTGGTCATGGCCCTCGGCCTCTTCCTGCTCTCGCGGATGGACGCCTCGACCCGGGTGGACGTCTCGTCGCTCTACCTCTTCATCCTCGGCCTCGGCATCGGGATGAGCATGCAGATCCTCACGATCATCGTGCAGAGCTCGGTGGCGTACGCCGACCTCGGCGTCGCGACGTCGGGGGTGACCTTCTTCCGCACCATGGGAAGTGCCTTCGGCGCCGCCATCTTCGGGACGCTCTACTCCAACTTCCTCAAGGGCCGGCTCCCGGAGGCGATCGCCGAGAGTCCCGGGGTGAGACCAGCCGACCTGAAGACACCGAGCGCGCTGCATTCCTTGGACGCCGGCGTCATCAGCAAGATCGTCGATGCCTACGCCTACTCCCTCACGCACGTCTTCCTCTGGGCAGTGCCGGTGGCGCTGGTCGCGTTCGTCCTCGCGGTGCTGCTGCCGCGGGTGAAGCTCCACGACACCGTCGCGCCGGAGGCCAACGACCTCGGCTCCGGCTTCGCCGCCCCGGAGTCGCTGCACAGCGGGGAGATCCTGGCCCGCCGGATCGCGCAGCTGCTCTACGGAGAGCGGCGCGACCGGGTGCTCGAGCTGCTCCAGTCGGACGAACCCGACCTCAACGCGGCCGACGTCTGGGCGATCGTCCAGGTGAACGGGCTCACCGGGTCCGGGCGCCGGGCCGACGTGGTCCAGCTCGCGTGGTCGCGGCAGCTGCCGTCCGCGGTCCTGGAGCCGATCTTCCGCAGGGTGTCGGAGGCGGGATACGTCGAGGGCCCCCTGGACGACCTCACCCTGACCCCCCGTGGCCATGCCGCGGTGGACCGGCTCCGCGAGAGCCTCACCCAGTGGGTCCTCACCCACCTGGAGGGGATGGGCGACGAGGACCCCGACGACGTGCGTGACGCGATCGCCACCTCGGTCCGGCGCATCGTGATCGAGCGTGCCGACCCGCCGGAGAAGTCGGCCCCGCCGGACGCGGACCTACCGGACGCTGCCTGA
- a CDS encoding DEAD/DEAH box helicase: protein MPRVTISDAALYAAFDPGTIARGRRYAATRRVRSLKVTDLADGAFEVTGTVVGSRAAPYRVTVVVDDARIDSTCDCPVVRRCKHAVALLQEVRSAESLRPVAATPAWQRSLDQVLTPLEQERPAPGVRRKLALQFEIPVPTRRRYRSHDDAAHRLWLRPMRQGARDNWIKTGITWAHAESPQYDDTHDLDQLAVLHRFVRAVPGAAPRDVLDLTTIGPQLPELLHEAQEAGIPLIGGERVSAVHVADPVVAALDVRTDDGGARLDLGVWHDGRLFSGGDLLLLGREPHTVALVSPARANSTAAHPKVHLVLAPLQQRLPEVVAQLHQRGHGLTVPAADRAAFETDYLPRLRQHLEVTSSDGSLELVDEAPPRLQVLVAWEGVRAEVTWQWRYPTAEGGTTYPLEGGARALNVRRPAAERALLAAAGEWDHLQPRAGVAGSAAVDFVADDLPRLEAHEGIEVVETGQRPDFRGAVEAPTIEFAAPDDDVEGASTDWLDLRVVIDVEGEQVPLTDLLSALTTGQPRLVLPSGLHLATDRPEFRRLAELVAAAGEIKEARRDGLRVGEHDLGLWAELAELGVMDARAARWVEAAQALIGIDGLPEVEVSGLVSTPRPYQQDGIRWLALLWQLGLGGILADDMGLGKTLQTLALISHARAQGAAPFLVVAPTSVMTAWASEAARHTPGLTVTVVEASAARRRESFAEVVAGADVVVTSYTLLRLEADAYADREWGGLVLDEAQAIKNHQSKTYQAVSRVEAPFRLAVTGTPFENRLMELWSLLSITAPGLYPWPQKFLEQVVQPVEKRGDPEALARFRARVRPFVLRRTKDLVAADLPPKQEQVLLVPLGAAHQRIYDTWLQRERQSILGLVDDFGSNRVAIFSALTRLRQLSLDPALVDEEHEGIGSAKLDALVEHLVELSAEGHRALVFSQFTSFLKRARRRIEAAGLTVRYLDGSTRHRGAEIEAFKEGDGDAFLISLKAGGVGLTLTEADYVFVLDPWWNPAAENQAVDRAHRIGQSQHVMVYRLVSAGTIEEKVMALKQRKADLFAAVFSGEGAVGSGLDADDVRELFA, encoded by the coding sequence GTGCCACGGGTGACGATCAGCGACGCTGCGCTCTACGCGGCGTTCGACCCCGGCACCATCGCTCGCGGGCGCAGGTACGCCGCGACCCGCAGGGTGCGGTCCCTGAAGGTCACCGACCTGGCCGACGGCGCGTTCGAGGTCACCGGGACGGTGGTCGGCAGCCGGGCTGCGCCCTACCGAGTCACCGTCGTCGTCGACGACGCGCGGATCGACTCCACCTGCGACTGCCCGGTCGTCCGTCGCTGCAAGCACGCGGTGGCCTTGCTGCAGGAGGTGCGCTCGGCGGAGTCGCTGCGCCCGGTCGCGGCCACGCCTGCCTGGCAGCGCAGCCTCGACCAGGTGCTCACCCCCCTCGAGCAGGAGCGGCCGGCCCCAGGCGTACGGCGCAAGCTGGCGCTGCAGTTCGAGATCCCGGTGCCGACCCGGCGCCGCTACCGCTCGCACGACGATGCCGCCCACCGGCTGTGGCTGCGCCCGATGCGTCAGGGCGCCCGGGACAACTGGATCAAGACCGGCATCACCTGGGCGCACGCCGAGAGTCCGCAGTACGACGACACGCACGACCTCGACCAGCTCGCCGTCCTGCACCGGTTCGTCCGCGCCGTCCCCGGGGCCGCGCCTCGCGACGTGCTGGACCTGACCACGATCGGTCCGCAGCTGCCCGAGCTGCTGCACGAGGCCCAGGAAGCCGGGATCCCGTTGATCGGCGGCGAGCGGGTCTCCGCGGTCCACGTGGCGGACCCCGTCGTCGCGGCACTCGACGTCCGGACCGACGACGGCGGTGCCCGGCTGGACCTCGGGGTGTGGCACGACGGGAGGCTCTTCAGCGGTGGCGACCTGCTGCTGCTGGGCCGCGAGCCGCACACCGTCGCCCTGGTCTCGCCGGCGCGGGCGAACTCGACCGCGGCGCACCCGAAGGTGCACCTCGTGCTCGCACCGCTGCAGCAGCGCCTGCCCGAGGTCGTGGCCCAGCTCCACCAGCGCGGCCACGGGCTCACGGTGCCGGCGGCTGACCGCGCCGCCTTCGAGACCGACTACCTGCCTCGGCTGCGCCAGCACCTCGAGGTCACCTCCTCCGACGGCTCCCTCGAGCTCGTCGACGAGGCACCGCCGCGGCTGCAGGTGCTCGTCGCCTGGGAGGGGGTGCGGGCCGAGGTCACGTGGCAGTGGCGCTACCCGACGGCGGAGGGCGGCACCACCTACCCGCTCGAGGGCGGGGCCCGGGCCCTGAACGTACGTCGTCCTGCTGCCGAGCGCGCGCTGCTCGCCGCTGCTGGGGAGTGGGACCACCTCCAGCCCCGCGCAGGCGTGGCCGGCTCGGCCGCGGTCGACTTCGTCGCCGACGACCTCCCCCGGCTCGAGGCCCACGAGGGCATCGAGGTCGTGGAGACCGGGCAGCGGCCCGACTTCCGCGGCGCCGTGGAGGCCCCCACGATCGAGTTCGCTGCGCCCGACGACGACGTCGAGGGGGCGTCCACCGACTGGCTCGACCTCCGGGTGGTGATCGACGTCGAGGGCGAGCAGGTGCCGCTCACCGACCTGCTGTCCGCGCTCACCACCGGACAGCCGCGGCTGGTGCTGCCGAGCGGCCTGCACCTGGCGACCGATCGCCCGGAGTTCAGGCGTCTGGCCGAGCTGGTCGCCGCGGCGGGGGAGATCAAGGAGGCCCGCCGTGACGGGCTGCGGGTCGGCGAGCACGACCTGGGCCTGTGGGCCGAGCTCGCGGAGCTCGGCGTGATGGACGCCCGGGCCGCCCGCTGGGTGGAGGCGGCGCAGGCGTTGATCGGGATCGACGGCTTGCCCGAGGTCGAGGTGAGCGGCCTGGTGAGCACGCCCCGGCCCTACCAGCAGGACGGGATCCGCTGGCTGGCGCTGCTCTGGCAGCTCGGCCTCGGCGGGATCCTCGCCGACGACATGGGGCTGGGCAAGACGCTGCAGACGTTGGCCCTGATCAGCCACGCGCGGGCTCAGGGTGCAGCGCCGTTCCTGGTGGTCGCACCGACGAGCGTGATGACGGCGTGGGCCTCGGAGGCAGCGCGGCACACGCCAGGGCTCACGGTGACGGTGGTGGAGGCCTCCGCGGCCCGTCGCCGGGAGTCCTTCGCCGAGGTCGTGGCGGGAGCCGACGTCGTCGTGACCTCGTACACGCTGCTGCGGTTGGAGGCCGATGCCTACGCCGATCGGGAGTGGGGCGGGCTCGTGCTCGACGAGGCGCAGGCGATCAAGAACCACCAGAGCAAGACCTACCAGGCCGTGAGCCGGGTGGAGGCGCCGTTCCGGCTGGCCGTGACCGGGACGCCCTTCGAGAACAGGCTGATGGAGCTGTGGTCGTTGCTGTCGATCACGGCGCCGGGGCTCTATCCGTGGCCGCAGAAGTTCCTCGAGCAGGTGGTGCAGCCGGTCGAGAAGCGCGGTGACCCCGAGGCGTTGGCCCGCTTCCGCGCGAGGGTGCGGCCGTTCGTGCTGCGGCGTACGAAGGACCTCGTCGCCGCCGACCTGCCGCCCAAGCAGGAGCAGGTGCTCCTGGTGCCGCTGGGCGCGGCCCACCAGCGCATCTACGACACCTGGCTGCAGCGCGAGCGGCAGTCGATCCTCGGCCTGGTCGACGACTTCGGCAGCAACCGGGTGGCGATCTTCAGTGCGCTGACCCGCCTGCGCCAGCTGAGCCTCGACCCGGCGCTCGTCGACGAGGAGCACGAGGGCATCGGCTCGGCGAAGCTCGATGCCCTGGTCGAGCACCTCGTCGAGCTGTCCGCCGAGGGCCACCGCGCGCTGGTCTTCAGCCAGTTCACCAGCTTCCTCAAGCGGGCACGCCGGCGGATCGAGGCCGCCGGTCTGACGGTGCGCTACCTCGACGGCTCGACCCGCCACCGGGGCGCCGAGATCGAGGCCTTCAAGGAGGGCGACGGCGACGCGTTCCTGATCAGCCTCAAGGCCGGCGGGGTGGGCCTGACCCTGACCGAGGCCGACTACGTCTTCGTGCTCGACCCGTGGTGGAACCCGGCCGCCGAGAACCAGGCGGTCGACCGGGCGCACCGCATCGGCCAGTCGCAGCACGTGATGGTCTACCGCCTGGTCTCCGCCGGCACCATCGAGGAGAAGGTGATGGCGCTCAAGCAGCGCAAGGCCGACCTCTTCGCCGCGGTCTTCTCGGGCGAGGGAGCAGTGGGCAGCGGCCTGGATGCCGACGACGTCCGCGAGCTCTTCGCCTGA
- a CDS encoding N(5)-(carboxyethyl)ornithine synthase — protein MTLLGLGVIGSSSMENEHRLPLHPDHIPGLDADLRARMRLEHGYGARFGVSDDDLAEHVAGFASREELLAESDVVLLPKPQHADVAAMGTGTVLWGWPHCVQDAELTQIAIDRQLTLIAFEAMNHWRSDGGFGLHVFHKNNELAGYSSVLHSLALAGLTGDYGRRLSAVVIGFGATARGAVTALKAHGVHDVAVLTHRGVTAVGSPIHSVLIRQFDHDPDDADVSHVITDAGREPLAGYLAENDIVVNCTLQDPNHPLMYLRDDDLAAFRPGSLIVDVSCDRGMGFSWARPTTFDEPTFVVGDNILYYGVDHSPSYLWNSATWENSNALIPFIRPVLEGASGWDADETLSRAIEIREGRVVNPAILTFQGRAETHPYALD, from the coding sequence GTGACTCTCCTCGGACTCGGCGTGATCGGCTCGTCCTCCATGGAGAACGAGCACCGCCTCCCGCTCCACCCGGACCACATCCCCGGCCTCGACGCCGACCTCCGCGCCCGGATGAGGCTCGAGCACGGCTACGGCGCCCGGTTCGGCGTCTCCGACGACGATCTTGCCGAGCACGTGGCCGGGTTCGCGTCGCGCGAGGAGCTGCTGGCCGAGTCCGACGTCGTCCTGCTCCCGAAGCCGCAGCACGCCGATGTCGCCGCGATGGGCACCGGCACCGTGCTGTGGGGCTGGCCGCACTGCGTGCAGGACGCCGAGCTCACCCAGATCGCCATCGACCGGCAGCTCACGCTGATCGCCTTCGAGGCGATGAACCACTGGCGCAGCGACGGCGGCTTCGGCCTGCACGTCTTCCACAAGAACAACGAGCTGGCCGGCTACAGCTCGGTGCTGCACTCGCTCGCGCTGGCGGGCCTGACGGGCGACTACGGGCGCCGCCTGAGCGCCGTGGTGATCGGCTTCGGTGCCACCGCGCGCGGAGCCGTGACTGCGCTCAAGGCGCACGGGGTGCACGACGTCGCGGTCCTCACCCACCGGGGCGTGACGGCCGTGGGTTCACCGATCCACTCGGTGCTGATCCGGCAGTTCGACCACGATCCCGACGACGCCGACGTGAGCCACGTGATCACTGACGCGGGCCGTGAGCCCCTGGCGGGCTACCTCGCCGAGAACGACATCGTCGTCAACTGCACGCTCCAGGACCCCAACCACCCGCTCATGTACCTGCGCGACGACGACCTGGCCGCCTTCAGGCCGGGCAGCCTCATCGTCGACGTCTCCTGCGACCGAGGCATGGGCTTCAGCTGGGCGCGACCGACGACCTTCGACGAGCCGACGTTCGTCGTGGGCGACAACATCCTCTACTACGGCGTGGACCACAGCCCGTCCTACCTGTGGAACTCCGCCACCTGGGAGAACAGCAACGCGCTGATCCCCTTCATCCGCCCGGTGCTCGAGGGAGCCAGCGGCTGGGACGCCGACGAGACCCTGTCCCGAGCGATCGAGATCCGCGAGGGACGGGTGGTCAACCCGGCGATCCTCACCTTCCAGGGACGCGCGGAGACACACCCGTACGCCCTGGACTGA
- a CDS encoding glutamate decarboxylase, translating to MLHRRQSVRDAMEDDVFASRDLSEAIPKYRFPQDEHVAEHVFQLVHDELMLDGNSRQNLATFCQTWVEPEVNELLRLSVDKNMIDKDEYPQTAELEARCVHMLADLWNSPDAADTMGTSTTGSSEAAMLGGMALLWKWRARRRAEGKSTDRPNLVTGPVQICWHKFTRYWDVEHREIPMEGDRLLMDPDEVLKRVDENTIGVVPTLGVTFTCQYEPVADVAAALDQLQDETGLDVPMHVDGASGGFIAPFVEPDRVWDFRLPRVKSINASGHKFGLAPLGVGWVVWRDADDLPDDLVFHVNYLGGDMAVFALNFSRPGGQVVAQYYNFLRLGREGYRKIHEASYATARYLADEITAMGPFEMIYDGRGGIPGLAWKITPGADPGFNLFDLADRLRTRGWQVPAYTLPPHREDLAIQRILVRHDVSRDMASLLLDDFRRSLDVLGKHAPKASFTAEEGTGFHH from the coding sequence ATGTTGCACCGCAGGCAATCTGTCCGGGACGCGATGGAGGACGACGTCTTCGCCTCCCGCGACCTGTCGGAGGCGATCCCGAAATATCGCTTCCCGCAGGATGAGCACGTCGCCGAGCACGTCTTCCAGCTCGTGCACGACGAGCTGATGCTCGACGGCAACTCACGCCAGAACCTGGCCACCTTCTGCCAGACGTGGGTGGAGCCGGAGGTCAACGAGCTGCTGCGGCTCTCGGTCGACAAGAACATGATCGACAAGGACGAGTATCCGCAGACCGCCGAGCTCGAGGCGCGCTGCGTCCACATGCTCGCCGACCTGTGGAACAGTCCCGACGCGGCCGACACCATGGGCACCTCGACCACCGGGTCGAGCGAGGCAGCGATGCTGGGCGGGATGGCCCTGCTGTGGAAGTGGCGCGCACGCCGCCGGGCCGAAGGGAAGTCGACCGACCGCCCCAACCTGGTCACCGGACCGGTGCAGATCTGCTGGCACAAGTTCACCCGCTACTGGGACGTCGAGCACCGCGAGATCCCCATGGAGGGCGACCGGCTGCTCATGGACCCCGACGAGGTGCTGAAGCGTGTCGACGAGAACACCATCGGCGTCGTGCCCACCCTGGGCGTCACCTTCACCTGCCAGTACGAGCCCGTGGCCGACGTCGCGGCGGCGCTCGACCAGCTCCAGGACGAGACCGGGCTCGACGTGCCGATGCACGTCGACGGCGCCAGCGGCGGGTTCATCGCTCCCTTCGTGGAGCCCGACCGGGTCTGGGACTTCCGACTGCCACGGGTGAAGTCGATCAACGCCTCGGGGCACAAGTTCGGGCTGGCCCCGCTGGGGGTCGGCTGGGTGGTGTGGCGCGACGCCGACGACCTGCCCGACGACCTCGTCTTCCACGTCAACTACCTCGGTGGCGACATGGCGGTCTTCGCGCTCAACTTCTCCCGCCCCGGGGGTCAGGTCGTGGCCCAGTACTACAACTTCCTGCGACTGGGACGCGAGGGCTACCGCAAGATCCACGAGGCCAGCTACGCCACCGCCCGCTACCTGGCCGACGAGATCACCGCGATGGGTCCCTTCGAGATGATCTACGACGGACGAGGCGGGATCCCCGGGCTGGCCTGGAAGATCACACCGGGCGCGGACCCGGGGTTCAACCTCTTCGACCTGGCCGACCGGCTCCGTACGCGTGGCTGGCAGGTGCCCGCGTACACGCTGCCTCCGCACCGCGAGGACCTTGCCATCCAACGCATCCTCGTCCGCCACGACGTCAGTCGCGACATGGCCTCGCTGCTCCTGGACGACTTCCGCCGCTCCTTGGACGTGCTGGGGAAGCACGCGCCCAAGGCATCGTTCACCGCCGAGGAAGGCACGGGATTCCACCACTGA